Proteins from a single region of Juglans microcarpa x Juglans regia isolate MS1-56 chromosome 5S, Jm3101_v1.0, whole genome shotgun sequence:
- the LOC121266927 gene encoding glutathione S-transferase L3-like isoform X2 produces the protein MAFRTMIPHSRPHLAAAHSVTAHVFTASNCCTKSSPLPIRLVQINSIKARRYLGLQTNTEKERIRSLRTTSPSSSSLAAASVQENLPPSLEATSEPPPLFDGTTRLYIAYVCPFAQRAWITRNYKGLQDSINLVAIKLQSRPAWYKEKVYAANTVPSLEHNGKIIGESLDVIKYLDSNFEGPPLSSNDPAKKEFAEELIAYTDTFTKTIFSSFKGDPIKESGPVFDHIEETLHKFDDGPFFLGQFSLVDIAYITFFERFQIFFSEVWKHDITAGRPKLAKWIEEVNKIDAYKQTKIDPNEHLETFKARFLAK, from the exons ATGGCATTTAGAACAATGATACCTCACTCTCGCCCCCACCTTGCAGCCGCACATTCCGTAACTGCACACGTCTTCACTGCTTCGAATTGCTGTACGAAAAGCTCGCCATTGCCCATCAGGTTGGTGCAGATAAACAGTATAAAAGCTAGGAGATATCTGGGATTGCAAACAAATACAGAAAAGGAAAGGATAAGATCTCTCAGGACAacatcaccatcatcatcatcattggcTGCAGC GAGCGTGCAGGAGAATCTTCCCCCGTCCTTGGAGGCCACTTCCGAACCACCTCCTCTATTTGATGGAACTACGAG GTTGTACATTGCTTACGTTTGCCCATTTGCACAGCGTGCATGGATCACCCGAAATTATAAG GGATTACAAGACAGTATCAACTTAGTTgcaattaagcttcaaagcaggCCTGCTTGGTACAAGGAGAAAGTCTATGCTGCAAACACG GTGCCATCGTTGGAACACAATGGAAAAATCATAGGAGAGAGTCTCGATGTAATTAAATATCTAGACAGCAACTTTGAGGGGCCTCCTCTTTCATCCAAT GATCCAGCTAAAAAGGAGTTTGCTGAAGAGTTGATAGCCTACACTGACACCTTCACCAAgacaattttttcatcattcaaaGGAGACCCTATAAAAGAATCTG GCCCTGTTTTTGATCACATAGAAGAGACTCTTCATAAGTTCGATGATGGGCCATTCTTCTTGGGACAATTCAGTTTG GTGGACATAGCTTATATCACATTTTTTGAAAGATTCCAAATCTTCTTCTCAGAGGTGTGGAAGCATGACATCACAGCAGGCAGGCCTAAACTTGCGAAATGGATCGAG GAGGTAAACAAAATCGATGCTTACAAGCAAACAAAGATTGATCCCAATGAGCATCTTGAAACCTTCAAGGCTCGCTTTCTG GCCAAGTAA